In Candidatus Marinimicrobia bacterium CG08_land_8_20_14_0_20_45_22, the following are encoded in one genomic region:
- a CDS encoding restriction endonuclease subunit R — MSQVVIENPIINSPYDKPMRHFRFSDDGITNEIDDGRRISTYFVPIAKPKKKGATQLEIYTEWTQDRVKENQFINDIRRRVEIWRNGSYVGVTPTTARLIAYWTGPNREKKLFFCQIEALETVIYITEVAKKYGDTYLETKLQEANNTSNPGLPRSAFKMATGSGKTVVMAMLIVWQTLNKQANPQDARFSDTFLIITPGITIRDRLRVLLPNDPQNYYRQRDILPAQQIEQIGRAKILITNFHAFALRERFEGSRLTKELSGQTKTGINKETPDEMVRRVCREFGTKKNIVVINDEAHHCYRRKPDSDEDEHQLKGDDRTEAKKRNEDARVWISGIEAVKEKIGVKTIYDLSATPFFLRGSGYPEATLYPWVISDFSLIDAIESGIVKVPRVPVADDSMTGDQPTYRDLWFRIRDDLPKKGRKTEAVGGEPKPPVELQGALHSLYSNYEKYYHLWEQNSEARARGITPPVFIVVCNNTNVSKLVFDYIAGWEKQIGDKTIVQAGQLPIFRNDDGNGSWLRRPNTILVDSRQLESGEAMSDDFKKIASREIEEFKAEYRTRFPGRDSESLTDEDLLREVMNTVGKQGKLGEYVKCVVSVSMLTEGWDAQTVTHILGVRAFGTQLLCEQVVGRALRRMSYSANEKGHFNPEYAEVYGVPFSFIPCSGGTIEPKPGPMPTRVRAIESRIACEITFPRLIGYRYDLSGERITANFTDDSNLTLSTKDVPTKTENAPIVGESSIHTLDDLKRHRANEVAFMLAKLTLEKYFRDDDGNNKPWLFPQLLGISKRWLTECVILKDNTFIQLLLLIEFAHDAADRIYRAIVASTDGTAALKPILQPYDTIGSTRYVDFDTTRSVYATREDKCHVSHVVADTKSWEQKMAADLEDMPEVIRYVKNHNLGFTIPYTINGEEHQYYPDFIACIDDGKGANNILNLIIEVTGEKKKDKAAKVSTARTLWVPAINNHGGFGRWAFIEIDDPWNAIKTIKTL, encoded by the coding sequence ATGAGCCAAGTCGTTATCGAAAATCCAATCATTAACTCACCTTATGATAAACCAATGCGTCATTTCCGCTTTTCGGACGATGGAATCACAAATGAAATCGATGACGGAAGGAGAATCAGTACCTATTTCGTACCCATCGCAAAACCAAAGAAGAAAGGCGCTACACAACTTGAGATTTATACGGAGTGGACACAAGACCGAGTCAAAGAGAATCAGTTTATCAACGACATTCGACGTCGCGTAGAGATTTGGCGGAATGGCAGTTATGTCGGCGTGACGCCAACGACCGCGCGCTTAATTGCTTACTGGACAGGCCCTAATCGGGAAAAGAAACTCTTTTTCTGCCAAATTGAAGCCCTTGAAACAGTTATTTATATAACTGAAGTTGCCAAGAAGTACGGCGACACCTATTTAGAAACAAAATTGCAAGAAGCAAACAATACATCAAATCCCGGACTGCCGCGCTCAGCCTTCAAGATGGCGACCGGTTCGGGGAAAACCGTCGTCATGGCAATGCTCATCGTGTGGCAGACACTTAATAAACAAGCCAATCCACAGGATGCTCGTTTCTCCGATACATTTCTAATCATCACTCCGGGAATTACTATCCGGGATCGGTTGCGTGTGTTGCTTCCCAACGATCCTCAGAATTACTATCGACAACGCGACATTCTACCGGCACAACAGATCGAGCAGATCGGTCGGGCTAAGATTCTCATAACGAATTTTCATGCCTTTGCGCTCCGCGAGCGCTTTGAAGGTTCACGCTTAACGAAAGAACTGTCCGGTCAAACTAAAACAGGGATAAATAAAGAAACCCCTGATGAAATGGTGCGTCGTGTTTGCCGCGAGTTCGGCACAAAGAAAAACATCGTCGTGATCAACGACGAGGCGCATCATTGCTACCGTAGAAAACCGGATAGCGATGAAGACGAACATCAACTAAAGGGGGATGACCGAACAGAAGCTAAAAAGCGTAATGAAGATGCCCGCGTCTGGATTTCCGGCATCGAAGCAGTAAAAGAAAAAATCGGTGTTAAAACCATCTACGATCTTTCGGCTACGCCGTTCTTTCTCAGAGGTTCTGGCTATCCTGAAGCCACTTTGTATCCGTGGGTAATATCGGATTTCTCGCTGATAGACGCTATCGAATCCGGTATTGTCAAAGTGCCTCGCGTTCCGGTTGCGGACGACTCAATGACAGGCGATCAACCGACCTATCGGGACCTTTGGTTCCGCATACGGGATGATTTACCCAAAAAGGGACGCAAAACGGAGGCGGTTGGCGGCGAACCCAAACCGCCGGTAGAACTGCAGGGTGCTTTACATAGCCTCTATAGTAACTACGAAAAATACTACCACCTTTGGGAACAAAATTCCGAAGCTCGCGCCCGCGGGATTACACCACCCGTGTTCATTGTCGTCTGTAACAATACCAATGTTTCCAAGCTCGTCTTCGACTATATCGCAGGCTGGGAAAAGCAAATCGGTGATAAAACCATCGTTCAGGCAGGGCAATTGCCTATCTTTAGAAATGACGATGGGAATGGCTCTTGGCTCCGTCGTCCAAATACCATACTGGTAGATAGCCGACAGCTCGAATCCGGTGAGGCAATGAGTGACGATTTTAAAAAGATCGCCTCTCGTGAAATCGAAGAGTTTAAAGCCGAATACCGTACCCGTTTTCCCGGACGCGACTCCGAAAGCCTGACGGATGAAGACCTGCTCCGCGAAGTGATGAATACTGTCGGAAAACAAGGCAAGCTCGGTGAGTATGTCAAATGCGTTGTCAGTGTCTCAATGCTTACAGAGGGATGGGATGCTCAGACCGTCACTCACATTCTTGGTGTGCGCGCTTTCGGTACGCAACTATTATGCGAGCAGGTTGTCGGTCGCGCTTTGCGCCGCATGAGTTATTCTGCTAACGAAAAAGGACATTTCAACCCTGAGTACGCAGAAGTCTATGGCGTTCCATTTTCATTTATACCCTGTAGCGGCGGAACAATAGAACCTAAACCCGGTCCGATGCCCACTCGCGTCCGCGCTATCGAAAGTCGGATCGCCTGTGAAATAACTTTTCCCCGTTTGATTGGTTACCGCTATGACCTCTCCGGCGAACGAATTACGGCTAATTTCACAGATGATTCCAACCTGACGCTATCTACAAAAGACGTTCCTACTAAAACAGAAAATGCTCCTATTGTCGGCGAATCCAGTATTCACACTCTTGACGACCTGAAACGTCATCGCGCCAATGAAGTCGCCTTTATGCTGGCGAAACTCACGCTGGAGAAGTATTTTCGTGACGACGATGGTAACAATAAACCGTGGCTTTTTCCGCAACTGCTGGGAATATCCAAACGTTGGCTGACCGAATGCGTCATCCTGAAGGACAACACGTTTATTCAATTGCTCCTTTTAATCGAATTCGCACATGATGCCGCTGACCGCATTTATAGAGCCATCGTCGCCTCGACCGATGGTACGGCCGCGCTCAAACCCATCCTACAACCTTACGATACCATCGGTTCTACGCGGTATGTTGACTTCGATACGACTCGATCGGTTTATGCCACTCGTGAAGACAAGTGCCACGTTTCGCATGTCGTCGCCGATACGAAATCCTGGGAACAGAAAATGGCCGCCGATCTTGAAGATATGCCCGAGGTTATCCGCTATGTAAAAAACCACAACCTCGGATTCACGATCCCTTATACTATCAACGGCGAAGAACATCA
- a CDS encoding methionine synthase I, cobalamin-binding domain-containing protein, with protein MNIIEKAKTDGLVLDGGMGSMLFRTGLSGKPSEFWTLERPEIIESIHRAYFDAGVDVATTNTFGGSSVKLKKAGLEKQAITANQNAVAIARQAAGKTQYVAGDIGPTGEMLQPFGLLGIEEATATFGEQAAWLAEAGVDLFIIETMFDLNESLAAIAGIRKVSDLPIFATLTFTQSPKGFATIMGNRVEPSMKSLIDAGASAVGANCSIGSDKMIGLAAEIRAAVQSPVVIQPNAGAPKTENGAIVYPEDIEFFSENIRKIKELGVEIVGGCCGTTPDYIRRICEKIRQPK; from the coding sequence ATGAATATCATTGAAAAAGCAAAAACAGACGGACTGGTTCTCGACGGCGGAATGGGAAGTATGCTGTTTCGCACCGGACTCAGCGGCAAGCCCAGCGAGTTCTGGACGCTCGAACGCCCGGAAATCATCGAATCCATCCATCGCGCATATTTCGACGCAGGCGTGGATGTCGCCACGACGAACACATTCGGCGGGAGTTCGGTCAAACTGAAAAAAGCGGGACTCGAAAAGCAGGCAATAACCGCCAATCAAAACGCGGTAGCCATCGCCAGGCAGGCGGCAGGAAAGACCCAATACGTAGCGGGCGACATCGGACCGACCGGCGAGATGCTCCAGCCTTTCGGATTGCTCGGCATTGAAGAAGCGACTGCGACGTTCGGCGAACAGGCGGCATGGCTGGCGGAAGCGGGCGTCGATCTGTTCATTATTGAAACCATGTTCGACCTCAACGAATCTCTGGCCGCGATCGCGGGCATCCGGAAAGTGTCCGACCTGCCGATCTTTGCTACACTGACCTTCACTCAGAGTCCGAAAGGATTCGCAACAATCATGGGCAACCGCGTGGAACCCAGTATGAAATCGTTGATCGACGCCGGGGCGAGCGCCGTCGGCGCCAACTGTTCCATCGGCTCGGACAAAATGATCGGATTGGCGGCGGAAATCCGTGCCGCGGTTCAAAGTCCGGTCGTCATTCAGCCGAACGCGGGAGCGCCGAAGACCGAAAACGGCGCGATCGTTTATCCCGAAGACATTGAATTTTTCTCGGAGAATATCCGGAAGATCAAGGAACTCGGCGTGGAGATCGTCGGCGGCTGTTGCGGAACGACGCCCGATTATATCCGCCGTATTTGCGAGAAAATCCGGCAACCGAAGTAA